Proteins encoded in a region of the Sphingopyxis sp. OAS728 genome:
- a CDS encoding putative DNA-binding domain-containing protein translates to MLELDQSALAATLLHGPGHLPEALFAGDEASVLRGLRVHANTISHARLVALEETFPQTREHLGEGVFNRLSRAFVDAGGAEGRPLTNIGERFADWLDAPLAAELARIEWAWLESYNSAEASAFGLADLAGHDEASLLDMPVRLHPATRFLRLATGAASRIDPAFAPDMPALLVTRPHAEVRLLPVQLAGIAALELAKEISPLCNLLARLGEDHPDGGAALAALIDAGAFERL, encoded by the coding sequence ATGCTTGAGCTCGACCAGAGCGCCCTCGCGGCGACATTGCTGCATGGGCCGGGCCACTTGCCCGAGGCGCTTTTTGCGGGGGACGAGGCGTCTGTGCTGCGCGGTCTTCGCGTGCACGCCAACACGATCTCGCACGCACGGCTCGTCGCGCTCGAAGAGACATTTCCGCAAACGCGTGAGCATCTCGGTGAAGGCGTGTTCAATCGCCTTTCACGCGCCTTCGTCGACGCGGGCGGGGCCGAAGGGCGGCCGCTGACCAACATTGGCGAACGCTTTGCCGACTGGCTGGACGCCCCCCTCGCGGCCGAACTGGCGCGCATCGAATGGGCCTGGCTCGAAAGTTACAATTCAGCTGAAGCGTCCGCATTCGGGCTCGCTGATCTGGCCGGGCATGACGAGGCGTCGCTGCTCGATATGCCGGTGCGCCTGCATCCCGCGACCAGATTTCTTCGCTTGGCTACCGGCGCGGCCTCGCGGATCGACCCGGCCTTCGCACCGGATATGCCGGCGCTGCTCGTCACGCGGCCGCATGCCGAGGTTCGGCTGTTGCCTGTGCAATTGGCAGGCATCGCGGCGCTCGAACTTGCGAAAGAAATTTCTCCACTCTGTAACCTCCTTGCGCGTCTGGGTGAAGACCATCCCGACGGTGGCGCCGCTCTCGCGGCGCTGATCGACGCAGGGGCATTTGAAAGGCTTTGA
- a CDS encoding cupin domain-containing protein: MKLNHLTMAALAALAASTIFLGATPAFAGTCPTGRDAANALADAPTAPSNVTDTVIGSVDLAKEIGVENRDLRMRRLVVQPGGVVPLHSHAGRPALIIVVSGAITEYRSSCAVGIDHAAGEISSESDGISHWWRNNGSVPAELLSADVKARD, encoded by the coding sequence ATGAAGCTCAACCATCTGACGATGGCCGCATTGGCCGCATTGGCCGCATCGACCATCTTCCTCGGCGCCACCCCCGCCTTTGCCGGCACTTGCCCGACCGGGCGCGACGCAGCCAACGCGCTGGCCGACGCGCCGACCGCACCCAGCAACGTCACCGACACCGTGATCGGATCGGTCGACCTCGCCAAGGAAATCGGCGTCGAAAACCGCGACCTGCGTATGCGGCGCCTCGTGGTGCAACCCGGCGGCGTCGTTCCGCTCCACAGCCATGCCGGCCGCCCCGCGCTGATCATCGTCGTGTCGGGCGCCATCACCGAATATCGCAGCAGTTGCGCGGTCGGGATCGACCATGCCGCAGGCGAGATTTCGAGCGAGTCCGACGGCATTTCGCACTGGTGGCGTAACAATGGGTCGGTTCCCGCCGAACTCCTGTCGGCCGACGTGAAGGCACGCGACTGA
- a CDS encoding patatin-like phospholipase family protein, whose translation MNLASELKAHGQQVLVLQGGGALGAYQVGVYQALHEAGVEPDWVIGTSIGAINAAIIAGSPAEERIDRLTEFWRRVEHGHGFDHALPAAVASFFRNWTTIVGGLPTFFTPNPSAFGSVHAALGAEEAAYYSVDPLRETLSDLIDFDRINDGDVRLTVGASSVTTSEMRYFDSRDMPLDLRHIMASGALPPAFPAVRIDGDLYWDGGILSNTPVEAVFDDNPRRDSMVYAVHIWNSHGPEPETIWDVMNRQKDVQYSSRAGTHIRRQRQLHKLRHVITELTALLPDGCRTAPGVPELAAYGCPTRMHVIRLLAPALAGEDHSKDIDFSPSGIRQRREAGYADTMHTLEAAPWRGEFDPLEGFILHEAIGGHMVEPTC comes from the coding sequence ATGAACCTTGCCAGCGAACTCAAGGCGCATGGGCAACAAGTGCTCGTGCTGCAGGGCGGCGGCGCGCTCGGCGCCTATCAGGTCGGCGTCTATCAGGCGCTGCACGAGGCCGGGGTCGAACCGGATTGGGTGATCGGCACCTCGATCGGCGCGATCAACGCCGCGATCATCGCGGGCAGCCCTGCCGAAGAGCGGATCGATCGCCTGACGGAATTCTGGCGCCGCGTCGAGCACGGCCATGGCTTCGACCACGCGCTTCCGGCAGCGGTCGCGAGCTTCTTTCGCAACTGGACGACGATCGTCGGCGGATTGCCGACCTTCTTCACCCCCAATCCGTCGGCCTTTGGCAGCGTCCATGCGGCGCTTGGTGCCGAGGAGGCGGCCTATTATTCAGTCGATCCGTTGCGCGAGACGCTATCGGACCTGATCGACTTCGACCGGATCAACGATGGCGACGTGCGACTGACCGTCGGCGCGTCCAGCGTCACGACCAGCGAGATGCGCTATTTCGATTCACGCGACATGCCGCTCGATCTTCGCCACATCATGGCATCGGGCGCCTTGCCGCCGGCCTTTCCCGCGGTGCGCATCGACGGCGACCTCTATTGGGATGGCGGCATCCTGTCGAACACGCCCGTCGAGGCGGTCTTCGATGACAATCCGCGGCGGGACTCGATGGTCTACGCCGTCCACATATGGAATTCGCACGGCCCCGAACCCGAAACGATCTGGGACGTGATGAATCGCCAGAAAGACGTCCAATATTCGAGCCGCGCGGGCACGCATATCCGCCGTCAGCGCCAGCTCCACAAGCTGCGCCATGTGATCACAGAATTGACCGCGTTGCTGCCCGACGGATGCCGCACGGCGCCCGGCGTGCCCGAACTCGCCGCCTATGGCTGCCCGACGCGGATGCATGTGATCCGCTTGCTTGCTCCGGCGCTCGCGGGGGAGGATCATAGCAAGGATATCGACTTCAGCCCCTCCGGCATCCGCCAGCGGCGCGAGGCGGGCTATGCCGACACGATGCACACGCTCGAGGCGGCGCCGTGGCGCGGCGAGTTCGACCCGCTCGAAGGCTTCATCCTGCACGAGGCCATCGGCGGCCATATGGTCGAGCCGACGTGCTGA
- a CDS encoding LysR family transcriptional regulator, which translates to MEMQQIRYFVALAQTLNFTRAAEQCNVSQPALTRAIQQLEHELGGPLFHRERGNTHLSELGQMMAPYLESVAASARAAKEAAVSAKKIEHVTLTIGAMCTIGPQLVADLIVRFQTEHPDVEVKVIDGEASAMIGALEKGDLHLSLVGIPGELPDGFHQLPVFSERFVIVLPPGHRWAERNAIRAADLDGEPYVGRANCEVFQMVTEDFARRGVTTKKVFSSPRDEWVQKMIKAGLGFGFFPEHSVTDPDLIVRPLIEPEYSRTIYLATVRGRPHSPALGAFVREARRHQWPALAA; encoded by the coding sequence ATGGAAATGCAGCAGATCCGCTATTTTGTCGCGCTGGCGCAGACGCTTAATTTCACGCGCGCGGCCGAGCAGTGCAACGTCAGCCAGCCCGCGCTCACGCGCGCGATCCAGCAGCTCGAGCATGAGCTTGGCGGCCCGCTGTTCCATCGCGAGCGCGGCAATACGCATCTATCCGAATTGGGTCAGATGATGGCTCCGTATCTGGAAAGCGTGGCCGCCTCGGCACGTGCGGCGAAAGAGGCCGCGGTGTCGGCGAAGAAGATCGAGCATGTCACGCTGACGATCGGCGCGATGTGCACGATCGGGCCCCAGCTCGTCGCCGACCTGATCGTCCGCTTCCAGACCGAACATCCCGACGTCGAGGTCAAGGTGATCGACGGCGAGGCATCGGCGATGATCGGCGCGCTCGAGAAGGGCGATCTGCACCTCAGCCTCGTCGGTATCCCCGGCGAGCTGCCCGACGGTTTTCATCAGCTACCGGTGTTCAGCGAGCGTTTTGTGATCGTCCTGCCGCCCGGTCACCGCTGGGCCGAGCGCAACGCGATCCGCGCCGCCGACCTCGACGGCGAACCCTATGTCGGGCGCGCCAATTGCGAAGTGTTCCAGATGGTCACCGAGGATTTCGCGCGGCGCGGGGTCACGACCAAGAAGGTGTTCAGTTCGCCGCGCGATGAGTGGGTGCAGAAGATGATCAAGGCCGGGCTCGGCTTCGGTTTCTTTCCCGAGCACAGCGTCACCGATCCCGACCTGATCGTGCGCCCGTTGATCGAGCCCGAATATAGCCGCACCATCTATCTCGCGACGGTGCGCGGCCGGCCGCATTCGCCGGCACTCGGTGCCTTCGTTCGCGAGGCGCGCCGGCATCAATGGCCGGCGCTCGCCGCCTAG
- a CDS encoding DUF302 domain-containing protein: MPRLSYLTLLFTAAACICSPVCAQTADTPIRAERAADILTLKSANGFDDTVTKLTGDVAAKGIRHFATIDQAELAGGAGLPLGRSTLVLFGNPPLGVQFLQSNPYAGLDWPVRMLVTEDAAGAVTVSWTDFSAIASRYSITDRTAQFKMASEVTLSIATAATH, encoded by the coding sequence ATGCCCCGTCTATCCTATCTCACGCTGCTCTTCACGGCCGCGGCCTGCATTTGCTCGCCTGTCTGTGCTCAAACCGCAGATACACCGATTCGGGCTGAGCGTGCCGCCGACATCCTCACCCTGAAGAGCGCGAACGGGTTCGACGACACCGTCACGAAACTGACAGGCGATGTCGCGGCGAAAGGCATTCGCCATTTCGCGACGATCGATCAGGCCGAGCTTGCCGGGGGCGCCGGACTGCCGCTCGGCCGGTCGACGCTGGTGCTGTTCGGCAACCCGCCGCTCGGCGTCCAGTTTCTTCAATCGAACCCTTACGCCGGGCTCGACTGGCCCGTTCGCATGCTCGTCACGGAAGACGCCGCCGGTGCGGTTACCGTCTCCTGGACCGATTTTTCGGCTATCGCGAGCCGCTATTCGATCACCGACCGCACGGCGCAATTCAAGATGGCGAGCGAGGTGACCCTTTCGATCGCTACAGCTGCGACACATTGA
- a CDS encoding YeeE/YedE thiosulfate transporter family protein, whose amino-acid sequence MSSAGVLLVALASAALMGLAIQRGATCMVAAVDEILSAGRATRAVALAEAAVWAGGLATIAAATGWLQMTFPAYAVDGATIAGGLLLGIGAWVNQACVFGAVARIGSGQWAWLATPVGFFIGCLVPFPAPESQHAISFGFGNIGYVLVLAVAVLAIWRVVEAARAPRIGVHLWHPHRATLLIALTFVTTLLSAGYWAYTDALAALARSMDAMLSLRGAMVVALLSGAIAGGAIAGKLRREWPRPAAVVRCLAGGMLMGMGAALVPGSNDGLILLGLPAMLPHAWVAVGVMTLSIAAAIKLEFVTRAALAANT is encoded by the coding sequence ATGTCGTCGGCGGGCGTCCTTCTCGTCGCGCTGGCGTCCGCCGCCCTGATGGGGCTCGCTATCCAGCGCGGCGCGACCTGCATGGTCGCCGCGGTCGACGAGATATTGAGTGCGGGCCGCGCCACGCGCGCAGTGGCGCTGGCCGAAGCGGCGGTCTGGGCAGGCGGCCTTGCCACGATCGCAGCGGCGACGGGGTGGTTGCAGATGACGTTCCCCGCCTATGCGGTCGATGGCGCGACGATCGCCGGCGGGCTTCTGCTCGGCATTGGCGCATGGGTGAACCAGGCGTGCGTTTTCGGAGCGGTCGCGCGGATCGGGTCGGGGCAATGGGCGTGGCTTGCGACCCCGGTCGGTTTTTTCATCGGCTGCCTTGTTCCTTTTCCGGCACCCGAGAGCCAGCACGCGATATCATTTGGCTTCGGCAATATCGGATATGTTCTCGTGCTGGCCGTTGCTGTTCTTGCAATCTGGCGCGTCGTCGAGGCGGCGCGCGCGCCGCGGATCGGCGTTCATCTGTGGCATCCGCATCGCGCGACCCTGCTGATTGCGCTGACCTTCGTCACGACGTTGCTGAGTGCCGGATATTGGGCCTACACCGACGCGCTGGCGGCATTGGCGCGCTCTATGGACGCGATGCTCTCGTTGCGCGGTGCGATGGTCGTCGCGCTTCTTTCGGGGGCCATCGCGGGCGGGGCGATCGCGGGCAAGCTGCGCCGCGAATGGCCGCGGCCGGCTGCCGTCGTCCGCTGCCTCGCGGGTGGCATGCTGATGGGGATGGGCGCTGCGCTCGTTCCCGGCAGCAACGACGGGCTGATCCTGCTTGGTCTGCCGGCGATGCTCCCACACGCCTGGGTCGCGGTGGGCGTAATGACGCTGTCGATCGCTGCCGCGATCAAGCTGGAGTTTGTAACCCGCGCCGCGTTGGCGGCGAATACGTAG
- a CDS encoding putative DNA-binding domain-containing protein, whose product MSDLATVQRTVADARRSFGVSRRLRRSRPPVAAVEALAANYPIVAAILGPAPFRDLACEFVAAVPPDGPALAAYGQLFPEWIVGRDIGRVLPYLSAVASIDRLWLASARAPADAPVAPALIAGMTAEQWSSSRVKLHAATRFGWFAVPAPSIWLAHFAPRRAEVTTEWKAEGLLITRPADTVRARRLGPAEHRILSGLRIGETIGAASAAAHALYPDAEITRAVHAIFDSGAIASLRPGR is encoded by the coding sequence ATGTCTGATCTTGCCACCGTCCAGCGGACGGTCGCCGACGCACGCCGTTCGTTCGGCGTATCGCGACGGCTGCGTCGTTCGCGCCCGCCGGTCGCTGCGGTCGAAGCGCTTGCCGCCAATTATCCGATCGTCGCCGCGATCCTCGGACCAGCGCCCTTTCGTGATCTCGCATGCGAGTTCGTCGCTGCGGTGCCGCCCGACGGTCCCGCACTGGCCGCATACGGCCAGCTTTTCCCGGAGTGGATCGTCGGCCGAGATATCGGGCGCGTGCTGCCCTATCTTTCGGCCGTCGCTTCTATCGACCGGCTGTGGCTGGCATCGGCGCGCGCGCCGGCCGATGCGCCCGTCGCGCCGGCCCTCATCGCGGGCATGACCGCCGAACAATGGTCGTCGAGCCGCGTCAAGCTGCACGCCGCCACGCGCTTTGGCTGGTTCGCCGTGCCGGCCCCTTCGATCTGGCTCGCGCATTTCGCGCCGCGCCGCGCCGAGGTGACGACCGAATGGAAGGCCGAAGGGCTATTGATCACGCGTCCCGCGGACACCGTCCGGGCGCGACGTCTCGGTCCTGCCGAGCATCGCATCCTGTCGGGGCTCCGCATCGGCGAGACGATCGGCGCGGCATCGGCCGCGGCGCATGCACTCTATCCCGATGCCGAAATCACCCGAGCGGTTCACGCGATATTCGACAGCGGCGCGATCGCGTCGCTGCGCCCGGGGCGATAA
- a CDS encoding YHS domain-containing (seleno)protein translates to MRMIIAAIVLASASTVGTSAAPASAPPVSMSEEGLAIGGYDAVSYFSDGGPIAGSAAFEYRWNGALWRFASANARDRFAADPAAFAPQFGGYCAWAVSQNYIAPGDPKVWRIVDGRLYLNYNQRAKELWEADLAASIDRSKANWPTVLEKADNR, encoded by the coding sequence ATGCGTATGATCATTGCTGCCATCGTGCTGGCCTCGGCCTCGACGGTCGGCACCTCCGCTGCACCAGCTTCAGCGCCGCCTGTGTCGATGTCTGAAGAAGGGCTTGCGATCGGAGGCTATGACGCCGTCTCCTACTTCTCCGACGGAGGTCCCATTGCCGGCTCTGCTGCATTCGAATATCGTTGGAACGGCGCGCTTTGGCGCTTCGCCTCTGCCAATGCGCGCGACCGCTTCGCCGCCGATCCTGCGGCGTTTGCGCCCCAGTTCGGCGGCTATTGTGCCTGGGCGGTGAGCCAGAATTATATAGCGCCCGGCGACCCCAAGGTGTGGCGCATTGTCGATGGGCGATTGTACCTGAACTATAATCAGCGTGCCAAAGAACTGTGGGAGGCAGACCTCGCCGCTTCGATTGACCGCAGCAAGGCAAATTGGCCGACTGTGCTGGAAAAGGCGGATAATCGATAA
- a CDS encoding DUF692 domain-containing protein, protein MSAPVLHSLPPRAGIGLKSSHYADVLAAAERGTAPAWAEVHPQNYFGAGGPPHRWLTAIGEHLPLSFHSVGLSIGSAAGVDLDELEVLAALCDRYGPAMVSDHLSWSNGPKDKFPDLLPIPYTHAALDHFVREVGRVQDRLGRTILIENPSRYLAYAQSDWDEVEFLHMLCRRSGCGLLLDINNVEVSAFNLGLDPVVWLDAFDPGLVGEIHVAGHTVKDDDMGGMIAIDDHGSSVRSSCWGLLARFLARGGTKPVLVEWDTDVPDYATLMGEARAADALLMSEIAHA, encoded by the coding sequence ATGTCCGCTCCCGTGCTCCACTCGCTGCCGCCGCGTGCCGGCATAGGGCTCAAATCGAGCCATTATGCCGATGTGCTCGCAGCGGCGGAGCGCGGGACGGCGCCCGCCTGGGCCGAGGTGCACCCCCAAAATTACTTCGGCGCAGGCGGGCCACCGCACCGATGGCTGACCGCGATCGGCGAGCATCTGCCGCTGAGTTTTCACTCTGTCGGTCTGTCGATTGGCTCGGCGGCAGGCGTCGACCTTGACGAACTCGAGGTGCTTGCGGCGCTGTGCGACCGCTATGGGCCCGCGATGGTCTCGGACCATCTGAGCTGGAGCAACGGACCCAAGGACAAGTTCCCCGACCTGCTTCCCATTCCCTACACTCATGCGGCGCTCGATCATTTCGTGCGTGAAGTCGGCCGCGTGCAGGACCGGCTGGGCCGGACGATCCTGATCGAAAACCCGTCGCGTTATCTGGCCTATGCACAGAGCGACTGGGACGAGGTCGAGTTCCTCCACATGCTTTGCCGGCGCAGCGGCTGCGGCCTGTTGCTTGATATCAACAATGTCGAGGTCTCGGCGTTCAATCTCGGGCTCGATCCGGTCGTGTGGCTCGACGCCTTCGACCCGGGCCTTGTCGGTGAGATCCATGTTGCGGGTCACACCGTAAAGGACGACGACATGGGCGGAATGATCGCGATCGACGATCACGGATCGTCCGTTCGGTCGAGCTGCTGGGGCTTGCTTGCACGCTTCCTTGCGCGCGGCGGGACAAAACCGGTGCTTGTCGAATGGGACACCGACGTTCCCGATTATGCGACGCTCATGGGCGAGGCGAGGGCGGCCGACGCGCTGCTGATGTCCGAGATAGCCCATGCTTGA
- a CDS encoding DUF2282 domain-containing protein produces the protein MNKSTIALAAATLSFLATAAVQAGPVAAQPGKDKCYGVALKGKNDCAAGPGTSCAGTSTTNYQGNAWKYVAKGTCAKIKTPNGVGSLTPKKR, from the coding sequence ATGAACAAATCGACGATCGCACTTGCTGCCGCCACCCTCTCGTTCCTCGCCACCGCCGCGGTGCAGGCGGGGCCCGTCGCGGCGCAGCCGGGCAAGGACAAATGCTATGGCGTGGCGCTGAAGGGCAAGAATGACTGCGCCGCCGGCCCGGGCACGAGCTGCGCCGGTACGTCGACCACCAACTATCAGGGCAACGCCTGGAAATATGTCGCCAAGGGGACGTGCGCGAAGATCAAGACGCCGAACGGTGTCGGCTCGCTGACGCCCAAAAAGCGTTGA
- a CDS encoding 3-hydroxybutyrate dehydrogenase gives MTVQPLGELKRAQPSARPLAGRVAIVTGSTSGIGLGIARALADAGADIVLNGLGELAAIDRVCCQIEASADVRVHYDSANLTQPEGATRLVDDALQRFGRADILVNNAGIQHVSPIEDFPADKWDAIIALNLSAAFHTVRAAFGPMKEAGWGRIINVASAHGLVASPFKSAYVAAKHGVVGLTKTVALEGARHGVTCNAICPGYVWTPLVENQIGDTARARGIGREEVIENVLLAAQPSKKFASVDELGALAVFLCSDGAQSITGAALPVDGGWTAQ, from the coding sequence ATGACCGTTCAGCCGTTGGGCGAACTCAAGCGCGCCCAGCCCAGCGCCCGCCCGCTGGCGGGCCGTGTCGCCATTGTCACCGGATCGACGAGCGGGATCGGGCTCGGCATCGCGCGCGCGCTGGCCGATGCGGGCGCCGATATTGTCCTCAACGGGCTCGGCGAGCTCGCAGCGATCGATCGTGTCTGCTGCCAGATCGAAGCGAGTGCCGACGTGCGCGTCCATTATGACAGCGCAAATCTGACGCAGCCCGAGGGTGCGACCCGCTTGGTCGACGACGCGCTGCAGCGCTTCGGGCGCGCCGATATCCTCGTCAACAATGCCGGCATCCAGCATGTCAGTCCGATCGAGGATTTTCCCGCGGACAAATGGGATGCGATCATCGCGCTCAATCTGTCGGCCGCCTTTCACACCGTCCGCGCCGCCTTCGGGCCGATGAAGGAAGCGGGCTGGGGGCGCATCATCAATGTCGCTTCGGCCCACGGCCTTGTCGCCTCGCCTTTCAAGAGCGCCTATGTCGCGGCCAAGCACGGGGTCGTCGGGCTGACCAAGACCGTCGCGCTCGAAGGCGCGCGGCACGGTGTGACATGCAATGCGATCTGCCCCGGCTATGTCTGGACGCCGCTCGTCGAAAACCAGATCGGCGACACAGCCAGAGCCCGTGGGATCGGCCGCGAAGAGGTTATCGAAAATGTCCTGCTCGCCGCGCAGCCGAGCAAGAAATTCGCGAGCGTCGACGAACTGGGTGCGCTCGCCGTCTTCCTCTGTTCCGACGGTGCGCAATCGATCACCGGAGCGGCGTTGCCGGTCGATGGCGGGTGGACCGCGCAATGA
- a CDS encoding carboxymuconolactone decarboxylase family protein → MTDPYRAGIDILSQTGSIQEARRNRAAEVAPDFVRTAVSFTYGEIFARPGLDLKMRELAAVAAFAALGRSTAQLRQHVEAALHLGWTKTEIIEVLIQTAAHSGVAMAIDAIADCHDLLVERDPNSTACED, encoded by the coding sequence TTGACCGACCCCTATCGCGCCGGAATCGACATCCTCTCACAGACTGGTTCGATCCAGGAGGCGCGCCGCAACCGTGCGGCCGAGGTGGCGCCCGATTTCGTACGGACCGCCGTCAGTTTCACCTATGGCGAAATTTTCGCGCGGCCGGGCCTTGACCTCAAGATGCGCGAGCTCGCCGCCGTGGCGGCCTTTGCCGCACTCGGCCGATCGACCGCGCAGCTTCGCCAGCACGTCGAAGCCGCTCTCCATCTCGGCTGGACCAAAACAGAGATTATCGAAGTGCTGATCCAGACCGCCGCGCATTCGGGCGTGGCGATGGCGATCGACGCGATTGCCGATTGCCACGACCTGCTGGTCGAGCGCGATCCAAACTCAACAGCTTGCGAAGACTAG
- a CDS encoding NAD(P)/FAD-dependent oxidoreductase: protein MKADASPLHVLIIGAGFGGLAAARELARGNVRVTLIDQRNHHLFQPLLYQVATAGLSPADIAAPIRSIVRRHKNVQVLLDTVIDVDPGERRVLLASRRTVRFDRLIVATGARHSYFGRDDWEQHAPGIKSIDDATTVRRKVLLALELAETEPDPLRRQALLTFVVVGGGPTGVEMAGAIAELARRSVSGDFRSITPHCSRVLLVEAGPRLLASFPPRLSDKAGKALESLGVTVMTDKRVSAITETYIDIGGIRVPTHSVVWAAGVRASDAAAWLGVEADRAGRVIVGPDLSVPGLPGAYAIGDTASFTDGAGRCLPGIAPVAKQQGRHVAHQILRGRAIPFRYRDYGNLATIGRHRAVIDFGWLRMSGVLAWFVWTTAHIFFLAGFRNRLLVGANWLWNYLTFERGARLITGGDAPIHGESK from the coding sequence ATGAAGGCCGACGCTTCACCGCTCCATGTGCTGATTATCGGCGCCGGCTTCGGCGGGCTTGCCGCCGCGCGCGAGCTTGCACGCGGCAACGTCCGGGTCACGCTGATCGACCAGCGCAACCATCATCTGTTCCAGCCCTTGCTCTATCAGGTCGCGACCGCGGGCCTGTCGCCTGCCGATATCGCCGCGCCAATCCGCTCGATCGTGCGGCGGCACAAGAATGTGCAGGTTCTCCTCGACACCGTCATCGACGTCGATCCCGGCGAACGGCGCGTGCTGCTCGCAAGTCGCCGCACCGTGCGCTTCGACCGGCTGATCGTCGCAACGGGCGCGCGCCACAGCTATTTCGGACGCGACGACTGGGAACAGCACGCGCCCGGTATCAAGTCGATCGACGACGCCACGACGGTGCGCCGCAAGGTGCTGCTCGCACTGGAATTGGCCGAGACCGAGCCCGATCCGCTGCGCCGCCAGGCGCTGCTGACCTTCGTCGTCGTTGGCGGCGGGCCCACCGGGGTCGAAATGGCGGGCGCTATCGCCGAACTCGCGCGGCGATCGGTCTCGGGCGATTTTCGCAGCATCACCCCGCATTGCTCGCGCGTTCTGCTCGTCGAGGCGGGGCCGCGGCTGCTCGCCTCCTTCCCGCCGCGCCTGTCCGACAAGGCGGGCAAAGCGCTCGAGAGCCTTGGCGTCACGGTGATGACCGACAAGCGCGTCAGTGCGATCACCGAAACCTATATCGATATCGGCGGCATCCGCGTGCCGACGCACAGCGTCGTCTGGGCGGCGGGCGTACGCGCATCGGACGCCGCCGCATGGCTCGGCGTCGAGGCGGATCGCGCCGGGCGCGTCATCGTTGGACCGGACCTTTCGGTCCCCGGGCTCCCCGGCGCCTACGCCATCGGAGACACGGCTTCGTTCACCGACGGGGCGGGGCGCTGTCTTCCCGGCATAGCACCCGTTGCGAAGCAGCAAGGCCGGCATGTCGCGCACCAGATCCTTCGCGGCCGAGCGATACCCTTTCGCTACCGCGACTATGGCAATCTCGCGACGATCGGCCGCCACCGCGCCGTGATCGATTTCGGATGGCTGCGGATGTCGGGCGTGCTCGCCTGGTTCGTGTGGACCACGGCGCACATCTTCTTCCTCGCGGGCTTTCGCAACCGGCTGCTCGTCGGGGCGAACTGGCTCTGGAACTACCTCACCTTCGAGCGCGGCGCGCGGCTGATCACCGGCGGCGATGCCCCCATTCATGGAGAGAGCAAATGA
- a CDS encoding DoxX family protein, translating to MMNRLVAFYDRGVEIAASRIPESAALFLLRLALAGVFWRSGQTKVVEGSFLSIDPSQYDLFASEFSGLPLDPVFAVPLTTYAEHFFPILLLLGLATRFSGCALLVMTLVIQIFVFPDAWWPVHSLWVAMAAILVVRGGGLFSIDALLSAVRVKSTSSSFRLSAADR from the coding sequence ATGATGAATCGCTTAGTCGCATTCTATGACCGCGGCGTGGAAATCGCCGCCTCGCGCATCCCCGAATCCGCCGCGCTGTTCCTGTTGCGCCTCGCGCTCGCCGGCGTCTTCTGGCGGTCGGGGCAGACCAAGGTGGTCGAGGGCAGCTTCTTGTCGATCGACCCGTCGCAATACGATCTGTTCGCATCCGAATTCTCGGGGCTGCCGCTTGATCCGGTCTTCGCCGTGCCGCTGACCACCTACGCCGAGCATTTTTTCCCGATCCTGCTGCTGTTGGGTCTCGCGACGCGCTTCTCGGGCTGCGCGCTCCTCGTGATGACGCTGGTCATCCAGATTTTCGTTTTTCCCGACGCCTGGTGGCCGGTGCATTCGCTTTGGGTTGCGATGGCGGCAATCCTGGTGGTGCGCGGCGGGGGGCTGTTTTCGATCGACGCGTTGCTTTCCGCGGTGCGGGTCAAATCGACGTCGTCGAGCTTTCGCTTGAGCGCCGCCGACCGCTGA
- a CDS encoding DUF2282 domain-containing protein, giving the protein MTNTLKLSLAASAILAIAAGTAVSGAAAAEGKTEKCYGISLKGKNDCAAGPGTSCAGTSTVDYQGNAWKHVKAGTCVKMGGTLTAHAGNAKPAPRKG; this is encoded by the coding sequence ATGACCAATACGCTGAAACTGTCGCTCGCCGCCTCGGCGATCCTCGCCATAGCCGCCGGCACTGCCGTCAGCGGTGCCGCCGCCGCCGAAGGCAAGACCGAAAAATGCTACGGCATCTCGCTGAAAGGCAAGAATGACTGCGCTGCCGGTCCGGGCACCAGCTGTGCCGGCACGTCGACCGTCGACTATCAGGGCAACGCCTGGAAACATGTGAAGGCCGGCACCTGCGTCAAGATGGGCGGCACGCTGACCGCGCACGCGGGCAACGCCAAGCCGGCTCCGCGCAAGGGCTGA